A DNA window from Seriola aureovittata isolate HTS-2021-v1 ecotype China chromosome 8, ASM2101889v1, whole genome shotgun sequence contains the following coding sequences:
- the rmnd5b gene encoding E3 ubiquitin-protein transferase RMND5B, with protein sequence MEQCACVERELEKVLHRFVMYGHQSEERLDELLRSVCEIRGQLVAFGVQDADLSVLSQTMAQCCKNIKETVQMLASRHKDIHGSVSKVGKAIDRNFDAEISAVVAETVWDTPERQKYLSETIVEHLYRQGMLSVAEDLCQESGVVIDMSMKQPFLELNRILEALRMQDLRPALEWAVTNRQRLLDLNSSLEFKLHRLYFISLLSGGISNQMEALQYARHFQPFASQHQRDIQILMGSLVYLRHGIENSPYRSLLETNQWAEICNIFTRDACALLGLSVESPLSVSFASGCMALPVLMNIKQVIEQRQCSGVWTHKDELPIEIDLGKKCWYHSVFACPILRQQTSESNPPMKLICGHVISRDALNKLTNAGKLKCPYCPMEQNPSHAKQIYF encoded by the exons ATGGAACAGTGTGCATGTGTCGAGCGGGAGCTGGAGAAAGTGCTCCATCGCTTTGTAATGTACGGACACCAGTCTGAGGAGAGGCTAGATGAGCTCCTGCGCAGTGTCTGTGAAATACGAGGACAGCTAGTTGCCTTTG GAGTACAAGATGCAGACTTATCAGTCTTATCTCAGACTATGGCCCAGTGTTGTAAGAATATCAAAGAAACAGTGCAGATGCTAGCCTCTCGACATAAGGACATCCATGGCAGTGTATCAAAAGTGGGCAAAGCCATTGACAGA AATTTTGATGCAGAAATCAGTGCTGTGGTGGCAGAGACAGTGTGGGACAcaccagagagacagaaatactTAAGTGAGACCATTGTGGAGCACCTGTACAGACAAGGAATGCTCAGTGTAGCAGAGGATCTGTGTCAG gAGTCTGGTGTAGTTATAGATATGAGTATGAAGCAGCCTTTTCTGGAGCTGAACAGGATCCTTGAAGCTCTGAGGATGCAGGACCTCAGGCCGGCACTAGA GTGGGCCGTGACGAATCGGCAGCGCCTTCTCGACCTGAACAGCAGTTTAGAGTTCAAGCTGCACCGCTTGTACTTCATCAGTCTGCTCAGTGGAGGAATCAGCAACCAAATGGAGGCCCTGCAGTATGCCAGACATTTTCAGCCCTTCGCCTCTCAGCACCAGAGAG ATATCCAGATCCTGATGGGCAGTCTGGTGTATCTGCGTCATGGCATTGAGAACTCTCCGTACCGCAGTCTGCTCGAGACAAATCAGTGGGCAGAGATCTGTAACATTTTCACCAGAGATGCCTGCGCTTTACTGGGCCTCTCTGTAGAGTCTCCACTAAGTGTTAG TTTTGCATCAGGCTGTATGGCTTTACCAGTGCTGATGAACATCAAGCAGGTCATAGAGCAGAGACAGTGCAGCGGAGTCTGGACACACAAAGATGAGCTACCT ATTGAAATTGACCTTGGAAAGAAGTGCTGGTACCACTCTGTGTTCGCCTGCCCGATTCTTCGGCAGCAGACCTCAGAGAGCAACCCTCCCATGAAGCTCATCTGTGGCCACGTCATCTCCAGAGACGCCCTCAACAAGCTGACCAATGCTGGAAA GTTGAAATGCCCGTACTGCCCCATGGAGCAGAATCCGTCACATGCCAAGCAGATCTACTTTTGA
- the n4bp3 gene encoding NEDD4-binding protein 3-A, giving the protein MATSVQTLPLTRGPDKNFRNPFPARPLSSRCGMGSVGSLVERPDVSPTKGSRAVPQVRPKQTNGLLKKGFTQRELLNYLNITRKEPTANPGSDGKKDIISGLSSVSGREEDNMYAKVYHKDGTEVDLTKNSLPSGGKYEKARFRSSAFKPVTPKNFSSMQNLYPSSKSEDVDHGLSNGLRRAYAHVPKAVSTSSSSSSPSRHGGPTSSGNKTLSSVRGMSQEDDNLSDSGHNSMNSLPPYRPPFRPHLAHISASMGHINTIGSLDRTSLGPKAVGSEGVAIGEMACRSMATLSRLAPYGGEAPPPYEWTLSLSVEEVVRDLEERLVEKEHELKQMKRNLDESEGAIAQVFEGKQRLWEKEVEELKRLYAAKLRQVSQHAQRSQRSLQLQLFKAQQEKTRLQEELDSLKRERSQEDGAVAKRTSLTLEETQWEVCQKSGEISLLKQQLRDSQAEVTQKLSEIFQLKTQLRETRTEMRNREGQIDALKLVLQGTQRRRCPSQNAHEEGKGAEERTSAGATGGCGGPTEERLRAELLLERRQSEAQAMAFEEERHTWQTEKDKVIRYQKELQASYLEMYHRNEVLERELHQLRAGREQGAAGGEGGEEGSRNGTLEREVPELRSERMGEKQEDRPSSGLPWIDRIESSEI; this is encoded by the exons ATGGCAACCTCAGTCCAGACCCTTCCTCTGACCCGTGGCCCCGACAAAAACTTCCGTAACCCTTTCCCAGCCCGGCCCCTCTCCTCCCGCTGCGGCATGGGAAGTGTGGGCAGTCTGGTAGAGAGGCCAGATGTGTCTCCGACCAAAGGCAGCCGCGCGGTCCCCCAGGTGAGACCCAAACAGACCAACGGCCTCCTGAAGAAAGGCTTCACCCAGAGAGAGCTACTCAACTACCTCAACATCACCAG AAAAGAGCCTACAGCAAACCCAGGAAGCGATGGCAAGAAGGATATTatctctggcctcagctctgtcAGTGGCCGTGAGGAGGACAATATGTACGCCAAGGTCTACCATAAAGATGGCACCGAAGTAGATTTGACAAAGAACTCGCTGCCAAGCGGGGGGAAGTATGAAAAG GCTCGTTTTAGATCATCGGCCTTCAAGCCCGTCACCCCCAAAAACTTCAGCTCCATGCAGAACCTCTACCCGTCTTCCAAGTCAGAGGATGTGGACCATGGCCTTTCCAACGGGTTGCGCAGAGCTTACGCCCATGTCCCTAAAGctgtctccacctcctcttcctcttcctcaccctcccGTCACGGAGGACCGACATCCAGTGGTAACAAG ACCCTCTCCTCGGTGCGTGGGATGAGCCAGGAGGATGATAACCTGTCAGACTCGGGCCATAACTCCATGAACAGCCTGCCGCCGTACCGGCCTCCCTTCCGCCCACACCTGGCTCACATCAG TGCATCCATGGGCCACATCAACACCATCGGCTCCCTGGACCGCACCTCTCTGGGCCCGAAGGCTGTAGGCTCAGAGGGTGTGGCTATAGGGGAGATGGCCTGTCGGAGCATGGCGACCCTGAGTCGATTGGCTCCATATGGAGGGGAGGCTCCACCTCCGTATGAATGGACACTCTCTCTGTCCGTGGAGGAAGTG GTGCGGGACCTGGAGGAGCGCCTGGTGGAGAAAGAACATGAGctgaaacagatgaaaagaaaccTGGATGAGAGTGAGGGCGCCATCGCTCAG GTGTTTGAAGGGAAACAGCGTCTGTGGGAGAAGGAGGTGGAAGAGCTGAAGCGCCTTTATGCCGCCAAGCTGCGTCAggtttcccagcatgctcagCGTTCCCAGCGCAGCCTGCAGTTGCAGCTGTTCAAGGCCCAGCAGGAGAAGACCCGGCTGCAAGAGGAGCTCGACAGTCTGAAAAGGGAAAGGAGCCAAGAAGATGGAGCCGTAGCAAAACGAACCAGCCTGACCCTGGAGGAGACGCAGTGGGAG GTTTGCCAAAAGTCAGGGGAGATTTCCttgctgaagcagcagctgagggaCTCCCAGGCAGAGGTGACCCAGAAGCTGAGTGAGATCTTCCAGCTCAAGACGCAGCTGAGGGAGACCCGCACGGAGATGCGCAACAGAGAGGGCCAGATAGATGCACTAAAGCTCGTCCTGCAGGGGACCCAGCGTCGCAGGTGTCCCTCTCAGAATGCACatgaagaaggaaaaggagcTGAAGAGAGGACGTCTGCTGGGGCGAcag GAGGGTGCGGGGGCCCTACAGAGGAGCGTCTGCGCGCAGAGCTCCTGTTGGAGCGACGCCAGAGCGAGGCCCAGGCCATGGCTTTTGAGGAAGAGAGGCACACATGGCAGACAGAGAAGGACAAGGTCATCCGCTACCAGAAGGAGCTGCAGGCCAGCTACTTAGAGATGTATCACCGCAATGAAGTGCTGGAGAGGGAACTGCACCAGCTGAGGGCAGGCAGAGAGcaaggagcagcaggaggagaaggaggagaagaggggagcAGAAATGGGACACTGGAAAGAGAAGTGCCAGAGCTGAGAAGTGAGAGAATGGGGGAGAAACAAGAGGACAGACCTTCCTCTGGTTTGCCGTGGATAGACAGGATTGAATCATCTGAAATTTGA